The Sulfolobus sp. A20 genomic interval TTTAAAAGATATTCTCTAATAAGCTATAATATATGGAACTTACTCCAAGGCTTCAAGATATAATAAATATTGTAAAGTCAAGAGGTAATGTAAACATTAAGGATTTAGCTTTAGAAATAAAAGTTTCACCGAAGACAGCTAAAGGCTATGCTAGAGAATTACAAAGGTTAGGTCTGATAGAGGTAGATCAAGATGGGAATATTAAGCTGAAGAATGAAGAGGATCCACAACAAAAGATTATAAAGACACTTGAAGCACACGAGAGTGAGATATCAGCACTTAAGAAGGAAATAGAAGCTTTAAAGGAGGAATTGCAAAGGATTAAGAAGAAAGGGAAAGTTTAAGAATATAAACAAACCAACTTATTATTTCAGTTATGTTCAACTTACTCTTACCTATTTTTCTGTCTCTAAATATTATTGGGTACTCTGCAACTTTAAGCCCAGATTTTATGATTTTATAGACTGAGCATATCTGGAATTCATAACCATTAGTCGTCTCACACTCTAATGCCTTCATGGCACCTAATCTAGAATAAACTCTATAGTTAGATGTATTATCCTTAAGGGGAGAGTGGGATACCATTCTAAATAAATAGTTAGCCCCCTTACTTATAATCCTCCTACTAAATGACCAGTTCTCTATTCCTCCACCCTTAACGTAACGTGAGCCAATTACCAGATCATAATTACCGTTAATTGCTAGCTGAATCATATTAGGCAAATATCTGGGATCATGACTCAAATCAGCGTCCATAGTGGCAATGTAATCAGAGTCCAGAAGCTCTTTTAAACCAAATCTAATTGCTGAACCTAAACCCCTTTCATTCTCTCTAACATGGATTAACAAATTTGCTAATTGCAACCCCCTTAACACTTGAGGAGTACCATCTGGACTATTATCATCAACTATCAAAATCTTAGCCGATGGTAAAATTCTATTTAGCTCTAAAACTAAGGGGACAACATTATCTTTCTCGTTGTAGGTAGGTATTGCTATGGAAATTTTAGCCATTGCACATCTCCCAAAGTTTATCCCCTACGTGATGTAAGTTTTCTGCAAATTTGCCCCTCTTCTCAGCTAAAGCCTTTTCTTTAGAGATTAACACTTTTAATATAGCTACTGGTAGATTGGTTTTAGTTTTAGCAAGTATAATGTCTCCTTCCTTACATTCACAATTATACTCTACTATGCCAGGGACGAACAAGTCAGCGCCAGTGCTTACGGCTTTTACTGCACCCTCATCAATCACTACATATGGTAAACTTATCTTTAGTTTAATAACTCCACATAACGTAGGGATTAAATCATCAAAAAATGCTAACGTGTTATCAACGAAATACCAAACACTCTTTTTCTCTTTTCCTATTTCTAATTTAGCATTTGATAGATCTAATCCATACTTCTCCTTTATACTTTTTAAAAAAGCCTTTGTGTCTTTAGATGACATTATGTGCCTTTGCATAATTTATAATACCTCTTCAGCTCTAACTGGCATTTTAACTATTCTTCGCCCTATACATTTCTCAATAGCGTTTACTATAGCAGGGGTTGAGGCTATTGCTCCAGCCTCTCCTATTCCCTTACTCATTGTTGGATGATTAGAAAATCCCTTTTCGATATAATTCCACTCAACTCTTGGCGATTCTACAGCGGTAGGAACTCCGTAATCGTTAAGGTTCGAGTTTAACAACACTCCTTCGCTACTATATACTGTCCCTTCATATATCGCTTGTCCCATTCCTTGAACAACTCCACCTATAATTTGACCCTCAGCTAATAACGGGTTTATCACTCTCCCTACATCATCAATCGCGACATATTTCTTTACTTTGACTAACCCTGTCTCCTTATCTATGCTAATCAAGGCTAAGTGTACGCCATACGGAACAGTATAACCTGGTTTTTGGACACTATAAACGTAAGTCACATCTAGTGAATAGCCCAACGAGTATGCTTTTTCCATTATTTCTTTAATTCCAACACTCTTTCCATTCTTTTTGTGCTTTACATTACCGTTCTTATACTCAACCTCCTCTATGTCTGCTTCTAATAATTTTGCTCCAACTTCTACTATTCTCTTTTTAAGTTCCTCAGATGCCTTATAGATTGCAGAACCGCCTACAGTCACAGTTCTGCTTCCCCACGTTCCAATACCATCCTCTATAATATCTGTGTCT includes:
- a CDS encoding winged helix-turn-helix transcriptional regulator, with translation MELTPRLQDIINIVKSRGNVNIKDLALEIKVSPKTAKGYARELQRLGLIEVDQDGNIKLKNEEDPQQKIIKTLEAHESEISALKKEIEALKEELQRIKKKGKV
- a CDS encoding polyprenol monophosphomannose synthase; this encodes MAKISIAIPTYNEKDNVVPLVLELNRILPSAKILIVDDNSPDGTPQVLRGLQLANLLIHVRENERGLGSAIRFGLKELLDSDYIATMDADLSHDPRYLPNMIQLAINGNYDLVIGSRYVKGGGIENWSFSRRIISKGANYLFRMVSHSPLKDNTSNYRVYSRLGAMKALECETTNGYEFQICSVYKIIKSGLKVAEYPIIFRDRKIGKSKLNITEIISWFVYILKLSLSS
- a CDS encoding RNA-binding protein translates to MQRHIMSSKDTKAFLKSIKEKYGLDLSNAKLEIGKEKKSVWYFVDNTLAFFDDLIPTLCGVIKLKISLPYVVIDEGAVKAVSTGADLFVPGIVEYNCECKEGDIILAKTKTNLPVAILKVLISKEKALAEKRGKFAENLHHVGDKLWEMCNG